The genomic segment TCATTTGGATTTGTCTTTAATTCTTTGCAATCGAACACGATTTCACTCTCACTTCAAAATCAATATGGTTTTGATAAGATGTGGATTACTGTCGCATTAGTCGTACTGACTGCACTCGTCATTTTTGGTGGCGTCCGTAGTATCGCGACGGTTGCTTCATTCCTCGTACCGATTATGGCAGGTGGTTACATCTTGATCGCGCTGTATATCATGGTGACGAATCTTGAAGTACTGCCAAGTATTTTTAAATTGATCTTCCAAGAAGGTTTATTTGAGTTAAAGACTCTCGCAGGCGGAGCAGTAGGGGCAGCGCTCTTGAACGGTATCCGCCGTGGGTTGTTCTCGAACGAAGCGGGTATGGGTTCGGCACCGAATGCCGCAGCAACGGCAGAGGTCTCTCACCCGGTTAAACAAGGACTGATCCAATCGTTCGCCGTTTTCGTTGATACGTTGATGGTCTGTTCGGCAACAGCGATGATCGTTCTCGTCAGTGGGGTTCCGACGAAAGATGCGAATGGCGATGCTTTAGCTGGTATTGATTTAGCACAGGGAGCGCTTTCGTCACAAGTCGGATCGCTTGCGACAGGTTTTATGGTACTCGCGATTTTCCTCTTTGCGTTTAGTTCCGTCGTCGGAAACTATTACTATGGTGAATCGAACATTAACTTCATCCGTGAAGATAAGAAAATCATCACGATGTATCGAGTAATCGTGCTTGCAATGATCGTTTTCGGATCCCTCGTCGAATCGGCGAGCCTTGTTTGGGCTTTAGCAGATATCTTCATGGGACTGATGGCTGTCGTCAATCTGTATGCGATCTTCCGTCTTTCAAAAATCGCGAAACTGGCGCTCGAAGATTATGTCGGGCAACGAAAAGCTGGAAAAGAGCCACGATTCTATGCGGATTCGATTCCAAATTTGCCAGGGAAAGATACGCTTGAAGCATGGCAGGAATCAGAAAAAGATGAACAAGCGATATAAGAGAAGAGAGTCAGAGAAATCTGGCTCTTTTTTTTGTATAGAACGAATTTAAAAAGGGAATACAGAGTACAGAAGGGAGGGGGAGAATGGAAAACGTACATTTCGTCCGCGTCACAGATGCGGTCTGGGAGTCGTTCGGAAACGATCCCCACATCATCATGGACTGGATTTTATTCATTCATGAGACACAACCCGATCATGAACAATTATTTGCTCTCGAACAGACGAACGCCATCTACCATTTAATGAATCAAATCGATATCTATATCGATCAGAACACGCACTATAATCTTGGTCGAGCAATCGTTGGCGAAGAGTTGATCGTCAACGAAGAAAAAGCGGCAATCGTCGGCATTCTTCCTTTACCGCTTCTGATCATTTCCGCTGAAGTGATGCGCAATTTCGATCAACGGGCACTCGCTTCGATTCATGATGAAGCCGGGACACCTGGAGAATTCGAGGATGTCT from the Exiguobacterium sp. BMC-KP genome contains:
- a CDS encoding alanine/glycine:cation symporter family protein translates to MEKQVMDVVNRISDTLWTNVLIILLVGLGIYFTFRMRFVQFRMIPEMLRLLFQGTDKGKDGVSPFQAFAISTAARVGTGNIAGVAAAIALGGPGAVFWMWLIALIGSASAFVESTLAQIYKVRDDKAWRGGPAYYMEKALGQRWLGILFSVLITISFGFVFNSLQSNTISLSLQNQYGFDKMWITVALVVLTALVIFGGVRSIATVASFLVPIMAGGYILIALYIMVTNLEVLPSIFKLIFQEGLFELKTLAGGAVGAALLNGIRRGLFSNEAGMGSAPNAAATAEVSHPVKQGLIQSFAVFVDTLMVCSATAMIVLVSGVPTKDANGDALAGIDLAQGALSSQVGSLATGFMVLAIFLFAFSSVVGNYYYGESNINFIREDKKIITMYRVIVLAMIVFGSLVESASLVWALADIFMGLMAVVNLYAIFRLSKIAKLALEDYVGQRKAGKEPRFYADSIPNLPGKDTLEAWQESEKDEQAI